In Anaerobacillus isosaccharinicus, one genomic interval encodes:
- a CDS encoding thiamine pyrophosphate-dependent enzyme codes for MTILEDKLNETNSTKYEQATTFESGNEMAAMAAAQINYHVMGYFPITPSTEVAQYLDLMKSQGLHDIELIAADGEHGSAGICFGASATGARVFNATSANGFLYMIEQMPAQSGLRFPMVMNLVTRAVSGPLDIRGDHSDLYYALNTGWVILTARTPQAVYDMNIIALKLAEHKDVRLPVIVAYDGFFTSHQKRKVNYFKDRKVVQSFVGEMPKDYLKACVKDKPVTIGAHMNGDDLINNNFQQSEAIYRAGQVFEELQKEYAEISGRTYETLDLYCMEDAEVALFLLNSAAESAKDVVDKLRKQGIKAGVISPNIIRPFPAKEIREALKNVKSLLVGERADSYGGNGPNLTHEVKSALQEDKDNKTIVLSRCFGVGGKDFFADDAEKFFEMAIDAKERGFAERPFDYYGHVPGNPENKLMPVIEPMYGDAFNSGLITVTQDEETQKLKVKIPPLRNLTGKPKRFASGHGACPGCGIFPGLELFFKGIEGDAVILLQTGCAYVVTTGYPHSSHKQTFIHNLFQSGAATLSGTLEAFFEMKRRGEVDISDDFTFVMITGDGGMDIGMGSAIGTALRNHKMIVLEYDNEGYMNTGSQMSYSTPLGHMTSTTTIGKTKQGKAFHHKDTAQIMAATNIPYVFTGTEAYPQDLIKKAAKAQWYAQNVGMVYGKILIACPLNWKSEDRLGESIIKAAVDSCFFPLYEVEQGETTITYDPEEKNKRVELSEWLKMMGKTKHILKESNAPMLKEFENEVERRWRKLKVKHETPFI; via the coding sequence ATGACTATTTTAGAAGATAAATTAAATGAAACAAATAGTACAAAGTACGAGCAAGCAACTACTTTTGAAAGTGGAAATGAAATGGCTGCTATGGCTGCCGCTCAAATAAACTATCATGTAATGGGTTACTTCCCGATCACGCCATCAACAGAAGTAGCACAATATTTAGACTTAATGAAATCACAAGGTTTGCACGATATCGAATTAATTGCCGCTGATGGTGAGCATGGTTCAGCAGGAATTTGCTTCGGAGCTTCAGCTACTGGTGCTCGTGTTTTTAACGCAACAAGTGCAAACGGCTTCTTATATATGATAGAACAAATGCCCGCTCAATCTGGCTTACGCTTCCCTATGGTTATGAATTTAGTAACACGCGCAGTAAGTGGTCCCCTTGATATTCGTGGTGATCATTCTGACCTTTACTATGCATTAAACACAGGTTGGGTCATTTTAACAGCTCGTACTCCGCAAGCTGTTTATGATATGAATATTATTGCTTTGAAACTTGCAGAGCATAAGGACGTTCGTCTTCCTGTTATTGTTGCCTACGACGGTTTCTTTACATCACACCAAAAACGTAAAGTAAACTATTTTAAAGATCGCAAAGTTGTTCAAAGCTTTGTTGGTGAAATGCCGAAAGACTATCTTAAAGCTTGTGTGAAAGATAAACCTGTCACAATTGGCGCTCATATGAATGGTGACGATTTAATCAATAATAACTTCCAACAATCCGAGGCAATTTATCGTGCTGGGCAAGTTTTTGAAGAGTTACAAAAAGAATATGCTGAAATTTCTGGTCGGACGTATGAAACATTAGACCTATACTGTATGGAAGATGCTGAAGTTGCTCTTTTCCTTCTCAATTCTGCTGCAGAATCAGCAAAAGACGTTGTCGATAAGCTTCGTAAACAAGGAATTAAAGCTGGTGTAATTAGCCCGAACATTATCCGTCCATTCCCTGCTAAAGAAATTCGTGAAGCATTAAAAAATGTCAAGTCACTACTAGTTGGGGAGCGAGCAGACTCTTACGGTGGAAACGGACCAAACTTAACTCACGAAGTAAAATCTGCTCTTCAAGAAGATAAGGACAACAAGACAATCGTTCTTAGCCGTTGCTTCGGTGTTGGTGGTAAAGACTTTTTTGCCGATGATGCTGAAAAGTTTTTTGAAATGGCTATTGATGCAAAAGAACGTGGTTTCGCGGAAAGACCATTTGATTATTACGGTCATGTACCTGGTAATCCTGAAAATAAATTAATGCCTGTTATTGAACCTATGTATGGAGATGCTTTTAATAGTGGCTTAATTACTGTTACTCAAGATGAAGAAACGCAAAAATTAAAAGTAAAAATTCCGCCACTTCGTAACCTAACTGGGAAACCAAAACGGTTTGCATCTGGTCATGGAGCTTGTCCTGGCTGTGGTATCTTCCCTGGTTTAGAGCTGTTCTTTAAAGGGATTGAAGGCGATGCGGTTATCTTGCTGCAAACAGGTTGTGCGTACGTTGTAACTACTGGTTACCCGCATAGCTCACACAAACAAACATTTATTCATAACTTATTCCAAAGTGGTGCTGCAACACTATCAGGTACTTTAGAAGCGTTCTTTGAAATGAAACGTCGTGGTGAAGTTGATATTTCAGACGATTTCACCTTTGTCATGATTACTGGTGATGGTGGTATGGATATCGGGATGGGTTCTGCTATTGGAACAGCTTTACGTAACCACAAAATGATCGTTCTTGAATATGATAATGAAGGTTACATGAATACAGGATCACAAATGTCCTACTCTACTCCACTTGGACATATGACTAGTACGACGACAATTGGTAAGACAAAACAAGGAAAAGCGTTCCACCATAAAGATACTGCTCAAATTATGGCTGCAACAAACATTCCTTACGTTTTCACGGGGACAGAAGCATATCCACAAGACCTTATTAAAAAGGCAGCAAAAGCACAATGGTATGCTCAAAATGTTGGTATGGTTTACGGAAAGATTTTAATTGCTTGCCCACTTAACTGGAAATCAGAAGATCGCCTTGGCGAAAGCATCATTAAAGCAGCTGTTGATTCTTGCTTTTTCCCGCTTTATGAAGTTGAGCAAGGTGAAACAACGATTACGTATGATCCTGAAGAGAAAAATAAACGTGTTGAACTTTCTGAATGGTTAAAAATGATGGGTAAAACAAAACACATCTTAAAAGAATCAAATGCTCCGATGCTAAAAGA
- a CDS encoding 2-oxoacid:acceptor oxidoreductase family protein: MSILPKKNELGFFEIRLESIGGLGANLAGKMLAEAGVLGLGLNGSNFSSYGSEKKGSPVKAFVRYCDADVEIRDHSPIEQPHVIAVFHEALYKTVNVVSGLPADGIVLVNSTREFDSVRQDLKLDYGRLAIVDAMKIAVEEKTKVNTAMLGAMYRILDFLDPEEMRNVIRKTFEKKYPHFVEPNIRTFDRGYNEVTFKTYELPENAQGKAFSRPEPLLGYLTQELGGVMIAQANSILKDLSGSRQGFLPAFEQEKCINCAACDTVCPDYCFVWEEGADKRGRMQMFLSGIDYQYCKGCLKCVDACPTDALADMAEKVGYAEANRVAQQFPYVAGGNL; encoded by the coding sequence ATGTCTATTTTACCAAAAAAGAATGAATTAGGCTTCTTTGAGATACGCCTAGAATCAATTGGGGGCTTAGGGGCCAACCTAGCTGGAAAAATGTTAGCTGAAGCTGGAGTTTTAGGATTAGGCTTAAACGGCTCTAACTTTTCTTCATATGGCTCTGAAAAAAAGGGGTCTCCAGTTAAAGCGTTCGTTAGATATTGTGATGCTGATGTTGAAATACGTGATCACAGTCCAATTGAACAGCCACATGTTATCGCTGTTTTTCATGAAGCTCTTTATAAAACAGTAAATGTTGTAAGCGGTTTACCTGCTGATGGTATTGTTTTAGTTAATAGTACAAGAGAATTCGATTCTGTAAGACAAGATCTTAAACTTGATTATGGTAGGTTAGCCATTGTTGATGCTATGAAAATTGCTGTTGAAGAAAAGACAAAAGTAAATACAGCGATGCTAGGTGCGATGTACCGTATTTTAGACTTTTTAGACCCAGAAGAAATGCGCAATGTTATTCGTAAAACATTTGAAAAGAAATACCCTCATTTTGTAGAACCAAATATTCGCACATTTGACCGGGGTTACAATGAAGTAACTTTTAAAACATATGAATTACCTGAAAATGCGCAAGGAAAAGCGTTTTCTAGACCAGAACCTCTACTTGGCTATCTAACACAGGAGCTTGGTGGCGTTATGATCGCCCAAGCAAACAGTATTCTTAAAGATTTAAGTGGTTCTCGCCAAGGATTTTTACCGGCATTTGAACAAGAGAAATGTATTAACTGTGCTGCCTGTGATACGGTTTGTCCTGATTATTGCTTCGTTTGGGAAGAAGGGGCAGATAAGCGTGGCCGTATGCAAATGTTTCTTTCAGGAATAGACTATCAATATTGCAAAGGCTGTCTTAAGTGTGTAGACGCCTGTCCTACAGATGCTTTAGCTGATATGGCCGAAAAAGTTGGATATGCTGAAGCAAATCGCGTCGCACAACAATTTCCATATGTTGCAGGGGGGAATTTATAA
- a CDS encoding HD domain-containing protein, with translation MQELRILIEAEQYVKSILEDDSSGHDWWHIHRVRSLARKIAANEGANIFICELTALLHDLADEKLIGDEEKGLNSIHDWLERNEVNENDIQHILSIIRTMSFKGGNNVAVETLEAKVVQDADRLDALGAIGIGRTFAYAGAKGQLMYDPSIPVRDEMTKEEYRKGESTAINHFYEKLLKLKDLMNTDYGRVLAEERHQYLEEFLQRFLDEWNG, from the coding sequence ATGCAAGAATTGCGAATATTAATTGAAGCAGAACAATATGTTAAGTCGATTTTAGAAGATGATAGTAGTGGTCACGACTGGTGGCATATTCATAGAGTAAGGAGTTTAGCTAGAAAAATAGCCGCAAATGAAGGCGCTAACATTTTTATTTGTGAATTAACAGCCCTTCTTCATGATTTAGCCGATGAGAAACTAATTGGTGACGAGGAAAAAGGTTTAAATAGTATTCATGACTGGTTAGAGAGAAATGAGGTAAATGAAAACGATATCCAACACATTCTTTCTATTATTAGAACGATGTCTTTCAAAGGTGGGAACAACGTCGCAGTTGAAACACTGGAGGCAAAGGTTGTACAAGATGCAGACAGGTTAGATGCCTTAGGGGCAATTGGAATTGGGAGAACATTTGCTTATGCTGGTGCCAAAGGACAATTAATGTATGATCCAAGTATTCCTGTGAGAGATGAAATGACGAAAGAGGAGTACCGAAAAGGTGAAAGTACCGCAATCAATCACTTTTATGAAAAATTATTAAAATTAAAAGATTTAATGAACACTGACTATGGAAGAGTGCTAGCTGAAGAGAGACATCAGTACTTGGAGGAGTTCTTACAAAGGTTTTTAGACGAGTGGAATGGTTAA
- a CDS encoding peptidoglycan-binding protein — MNAVNEKVILSSIAASVVLSGTLPIETSENKIIINDVTFDPSERYSFGNTGFKVFSIQNKLLDYNLEVAAEESGVFGVKTHAAIRQFQKLKKLHVDGVAGPETLAALFINKDMDEIEVEDHILLNIQEGQLFKIGDKGDAVKEIQRKLLNAGYYHFDKDGLFGTRTRDAVKAYQKDNGLLIDGIIGEQTYEYLAGVSITVKNGVVKDDNLSATVFAANEDMEIPSPNIVSTVTKTPKDDLNSVDLLENGDTGQAVKQLQTLLKNKGYFNHLIDGAFGPITEAAVRNYQVQNNLAVDGIAGKRTILHLKTSPSAPMPSRSSSPSNQSATKTIDSDNRGEITGPSNNIIEYAKRFIGTRYVWGGTTPNGFDCSGFLMYVYKQQGVNIPRTVSDIWSFGTSVDRPQVGDLVFFETYKKGPSHAGIYLGNQQFLHAGSSSGVTISDMNMNYWKSRYLGAKRIN; from the coding sequence ATGAATGCAGTTAATGAAAAAGTTATATTATCATCAATTGCTGCTAGTGTTGTACTAAGTGGCACTCTACCAATTGAAACAAGTGAAAACAAAATAATAATTAATGATGTAACCTTTGATCCTAGTGAACGTTATAGTTTTGGGAATACTGGCTTTAAAGTTTTTTCAATACAAAATAAACTGTTGGATTACAACTTAGAAGTCGCAGCAGAAGAATCGGGTGTTTTCGGAGTGAAAACTCACGCAGCCATTCGGCAATTCCAAAAGTTAAAAAAGCTTCACGTTGATGGGGTTGCAGGACCCGAAACATTAGCGGCATTGTTTATTAATAAAGATATGGATGAAATTGAAGTTGAAGACCATATATTATTGAACATTCAAGAAGGGCAATTATTTAAAATTGGAGACAAAGGCGACGCAGTAAAAGAAATTCAAAGAAAATTATTGAATGCAGGCTACTATCATTTTGATAAGGATGGCCTTTTCGGTACAAGAACTCGAGATGCAGTTAAAGCTTATCAAAAAGATAATGGTCTGCTAATTGATGGAATTATTGGTGAGCAAACTTATGAATACTTAGCAGGTGTTTCAATTACGGTAAAAAACGGGGTTGTAAAGGACGACAACCTGTCAGCAACAGTTTTTGCTGCGAATGAAGATATGGAAATTCCTTCGCCTAACATTGTTTCGACCGTTACGAAAACCCCAAAAGATGATCTTAACTCTGTAGATCTGTTAGAAAATGGCGACACAGGTCAAGCCGTTAAACAATTACAGACTCTACTGAAAAATAAAGGCTACTTTAATCATTTGATTGATGGTGCCTTTGGACCAATCACTGAGGCAGCTGTTCGCAATTATCAAGTTCAAAATAATTTAGCTGTTGACGGTATTGCAGGGAAAAGAACCATTTTACATTTGAAAACATCTCCATCTGCACCAATGCCATCAAGGTCTTCTTCTCCATCCAATCAAAGTGCAACAAAAACGATTGATTCAGACAATCGTGGAGAGATTACTGGTCCTTCAAATAATATCATTGAATACGCGAAGAGATTTATTGGTACCCGCTACGTCTGGGGAGGAACAACTCCTAACGGCTTTGACTGTAGTGGTTTTCTGATGTACGTTTACAAACAACAAGGTGTAAATATACCAAGAACTGTTTCTGATATTTGGAGTTTCGGTACTTCAGTTGATCGTCCCCAAGTAGGTGATCTCGTTTTTTTTGAAACATATAAAAAAGGCCCATCACATGCTGGAATTTATCTAGGAAACCAACAATTTCTCCACGCTGGTTCATCATCGGGAGTGACAATAAGTGATATGAACATGAATTATTGGAAATCAAGATACCTAGGAGCAAAACGAATAAATTAA
- a CDS encoding alpha/beta hydrolase has translation MQTEENLNCPNEYLSFYGIDQSLLSNYKRKKIDNKTMMQIFEPAMTTKTVLLIHGYFDHTGSLKNVINHFLSLDYRVVGYDLEGHGLSNGSRGEIHDFDDYVQVFRKVIAFCEESDFFPNIIIAHSTGAAICTQYILQYRGRFEKVIYLAPLVRSANWLYILASSKVVPYFKQKLTRKFAKNSGDTNYLAFAKNDPLQCRYISIPWVLAMINWNKKVEAHLPSTQENYIIQGTLDETVDWKYNVSFLRKKFPFAQIALVNEGRHQIINDSPRIKKIVFDLIEKYRRL, from the coding sequence ATGCAAACTGAAGAAAACCTCAATTGTCCGAATGAATATCTATCTTTCTATGGAATAGATCAAAGCCTGCTTTCAAACTATAAACGAAAAAAGATAGACAATAAAACGATGATGCAAATTTTCGAGCCGGCGATGACAACAAAAACCGTGCTTCTTATCCACGGATATTTTGACCATACTGGCTCTTTAAAAAATGTGATTAATCACTTTTTATCTTTAGATTATCGAGTGGTAGGATATGATCTAGAAGGGCATGGGTTATCTAATGGAAGTAGAGGGGAAATTCATGATTTTGATGACTATGTTCAAGTTTTTCGAAAAGTGATTGCCTTTTGCGAGGAAAGTGATTTTTTTCCAAATATAATTATTGCACATAGTACAGGTGCAGCAATCTGCACACAATATATATTGCAGTACCGAGGTCGATTCGAAAAAGTCATTTATTTAGCGCCTTTAGTGAGATCAGCTAATTGGCTTTATATTTTAGCATCTTCAAAAGTAGTTCCTTATTTTAAACAGAAGCTTACCAGAAAGTTTGCCAAAAATTCAGGAGACACAAATTATTTGGCTTTTGCTAAAAATGACCCACTGCAGTGTAGGTATATTTCAATTCCTTGGGTTTTGGCAATGATTAATTGGAACAAAAAAGTAGAAGCGCACTTGCCTTCTACTCAAGAAAATTATATCATTCAAGGAACATTGGATGAAACTGTCGACTGGAAGTATAATGTTTCTTTTTTAAGAAAAAAATTTCCCTTCGCTCAAATCGCCTTAGTAAATGAAGGAAGACATCAAATTATCAATGACAGCCCACGAATTAAAAAGATTGTATTTGACCTTATAGAGAAGTACCGACGACTTTAA
- a CDS encoding MFS transporter — MVYFLYIIIVIAFLDTFSQLPIIAPFAQSLGATSLLIGLIVGMYSLANMGGNIIAGQWIDKFGRKKILVIGLFFVSICLIGYAFVTTPQQLLLVRFLHGIGGGLLVPAAFAFLGDHSRTSTRGKTMAFSGACVGISAIIGPAFGAIITRTLGIDWVFYIISALFLVTAVFVMIILNENFSTKQTEKTKFDTEATLKLLRLPPLINAYIGAFSLMLTLGILAYMLPLKIAASGQSIAFSGILMSSFGIVAILFFVLPTNQIFDQVKREKMVIVGMLFVTGSLVILSLFELIFILFIAMFFYGIGFACIFPSVTALVIDHSNKHERGRAFGLFYAFFSLGVVVGSFIVGALNTPPNQGLFIGAFIMLCLALIVQWRIKVVGTSL, encoded by the coding sequence GTGGTATATTTTCTTTATATCATTATAGTTATTGCATTTTTAGATACATTCTCTCAATTGCCAATCATCGCACCTTTTGCCCAAAGTTTAGGCGCGACTAGTTTACTAATTGGTTTAATTGTAGGAATGTATTCTCTTGCAAATATGGGTGGAAACATCATTGCTGGCCAATGGATTGATAAATTCGGCAGGAAAAAAATCCTTGTGATCGGCTTGTTTTTCGTAAGTATTTGTCTCATAGGTTACGCCTTTGTTACAACACCACAACAGTTACTCCTTGTTCGTTTTTTACACGGAATTGGTGGAGGGTTACTCGTCCCTGCTGCGTTTGCCTTTTTAGGAGATCATTCCCGTACGTCAACAAGGGGCAAGACAATGGCTTTTTCAGGAGCTTGCGTCGGGATTTCCGCTATTATCGGGCCTGCATTTGGAGCAATTATCACGAGGACGTTAGGAATTGATTGGGTCTTTTACATAATTAGTGCCTTATTTTTAGTCACTGCGGTATTTGTGATGATTATATTAAATGAAAATTTTTCAACAAAACAAACCGAAAAAACTAAGTTTGATACCGAGGCAACACTGAAGCTACTTCGTTTGCCTCCGCTCATTAATGCCTATATTGGTGCTTTTTCACTTATGTTAACACTAGGAATTCTAGCTTATATGCTACCTCTAAAAATAGCAGCATCAGGCCAAAGCATTGCTTTTTCTGGAATACTAATGAGTAGCTTCGGCATTGTGGCAATTTTATTTTTTGTATTACCAACCAATCAAATTTTTGATCAAGTTAAACGTGAGAAAATGGTTATCGTTGGGATGCTTTTTGTTACAGGATCGTTAGTAATCCTTAGTTTATTCGAACTCATTTTCATTTTATTTATCGCAATGTTTTTTTATGGGATTGGCTTTGCTTGCATTTTCCCTTCTGTTACCGCTTTAGTCATCGACCATTCTAATAAGCATGAGCGAGGCAGAGCTTTTGGTTTATTTTACGCATTCTTTTCTTTAGGTGTGGTTGTAGGGTCATTTATAGTAGGGGCTCTAAATACACCACCAAATCAAGGTTTATTCATTGGTGCGTTCATCATGCTTTGCCTCGCCCTAATTGTACAGTGGCGAATTAAAGTCGTCGGTACTTCTCTATAA
- a CDS encoding LysM peptidoglycan-binding domain-containing protein: protein MKKNYRILILTFCLLSLLCAPTFANYDTVPEAGIAINGKMVDGIKPITMNGKYFLPFTTLSKILGYNDIRFESNTKTYEVTDGSTVVRLTMGGTRARRGDEYMNIDAPRWINDTAYVSLDAASSLFNSFMYFKVENGSIQVEKPASRYRVQQGDTLWLISKAHHTSVNQLMVANAMSSINIFPGQILKLPSREQTKEMDPIKEKRPVENVPQKQPQIHSEIIDIAKQFIGGGYKFGATLNEAPRLFDCSSYTKYVFGQKGVKIPRTSREQAGLGTAVGAKSLKQGDLLFFQSPTLYSDGRVGHVGI, encoded by the coding sequence TTGAAAAAAAATTATCGAATTCTTATTTTAACATTTTGCTTATTATCATTATTATGTGCGCCTACCTTTGCTAATTATGATACGGTTCCAGAAGCAGGAATTGCCATAAATGGGAAAATGGTTGATGGAATTAAACCAATAACGATGAATGGGAAATACTTTTTACCTTTTACAACACTGTCAAAAATATTAGGGTACAATGATATTCGTTTTGAATCGAATACTAAAACATATGAAGTAACCGATGGTTCTACAGTAGTGAGGTTAACGATGGGTGGAACGAGAGCTCGTCGAGGTGATGAATACATGAATATTGACGCACCTAGATGGATAAACGATACAGCTTATGTTTCATTAGATGCAGCAAGTAGTTTATTTAATTCTTTTATGTATTTTAAAGTGGAAAACGGCTCGATCCAAGTTGAAAAGCCTGCAAGTAGGTATCGTGTTCAGCAGGGCGACACGCTATGGTTAATTTCCAAAGCTCATCATACGAGTGTAAATCAGTTAATGGTGGCTAATGCTATGAGTTCAATAAACATTTTCCCAGGACAAATACTAAAATTGCCATCAAGAGAACAAACAAAAGAAATGGATCCAATTAAAGAAAAAAGGCCTGTTGAGAATGTTCCTCAAAAGCAACCACAAATTCACTCCGAAATTATTGACATAGCTAAACAATTTATAGGTGGAGGCTATAAATTTGGGGCAACGTTAAATGAAGCACCAAGGTTATTTGATTGTTCATCTTACACGAAGTATGTTTTTGGTCAGAAAGGGGTAAAAATTCCACGTACGTCTAGGGAGCAAGCAGGGCTGGGAACGGCTGTTGGTGCAAAATCTTTAAAGCAAGGCGATTTATTATTCTTTCAATCACCGACACTTTATTCTGATGGGCGAGTGGGGCATGTAGGCATCTAG
- a CDS encoding DDE-type integrase/transposase/recombinase, whose translation MLPQIITYLLTFINYQEQVIRTLLTLLIGKSMFDKPTEAPVNKPYRKLQVDDLPIIEVPQKLDFRLLLSEHLETKGKPLKPVQRRSKSTPVPLSMKCPTCGAPADYLYANNGAKGQYQCKVCSCLFSEKNRYLKEAILKCPHCSKTLEKVKERKDFHVYKCKNDACSYYQQKRNAMTQKEKNRFKEDPQAFKLRYIYRQFHIDFQPLAKHSPKRPRVDLSRIYVSPHTLGLILTYHVNYGLSARKTAALMKDVHGVSISHQSILNYENSVALWLKPYIDHYPYELSDQFCGDETYIRVNGRWHYLFFFFDAVKKVILSYPVSPNRDTATAIKAIDEVLLKLRKIPENLTFVVDGNPIYLLAQHFFAQHQIPFEVIQVIGLTNEDEVSKEYRPLKQIIERLNRTFKGNYRSTHGFGSEHGSVSFVTLFVAYFNFLRPHSALEGKVPVTLPELDKLPNMPARWTTLIGLAQDWISKQTA comes from the coding sequence TTGTTACCTCAAATTATAACCTATTTACTTACTTTTATAAACTACCAAGAACAAGTCATTCGAACATTGCTTACCCTACTAATCGGGAAAAGCATGTTTGATAAACCGACTGAAGCTCCAGTTAATAAACCTTATCGCAAGCTTCAAGTTGATGATCTACCGATCATTGAAGTTCCCCAAAAACTAGATTTTAGACTTTTATTATCTGAACACCTGGAGACTAAGGGGAAGCCTCTCAAACCAGTACAAAGACGATCGAAGTCAACACCCGTTCCTTTATCAATGAAATGTCCTACGTGTGGTGCTCCAGCAGATTACTTGTATGCGAACAATGGAGCGAAAGGACAATATCAATGTAAGGTGTGTTCGTGCCTTTTCAGTGAGAAAAACCGTTATCTCAAGGAAGCAATCCTGAAATGCCCTCACTGTTCAAAAACACTCGAAAAAGTGAAGGAAAGAAAAGACTTCCATGTGTACAAGTGTAAAAACGACGCTTGTTCTTATTACCAACAGAAACGTAATGCGATGACTCAAAAAGAGAAAAATCGGTTCAAAGAAGATCCTCAAGCCTTTAAACTTCGCTATATTTACCGCCAGTTTCACATTGATTTTCAACCATTAGCGAAGCATTCACCAAAGAGACCGAGAGTTGATCTATCAAGAATTTATGTGTCTCCACATACGCTTGGACTGATTTTGACTTATCACGTCAATTATGGACTTTCAGCCCGTAAAACAGCAGCGTTGATGAAAGATGTACATGGTGTATCAATTTCTCATCAAAGCATTTTAAATTACGAAAATAGTGTGGCATTGTGGTTGAAACCTTATATTGATCACTATCCTTACGAGCTTTCAGATCAATTCTGTGGTGACGAAACATACATCCGCGTAAATGGCCGTTGGCATTACCTGTTTTTCTTTTTTGATGCCGTGAAGAAAGTCATTCTCTCTTATCCTGTGTCACCCAATCGAGATACAGCTACGGCTATTAAAGCGATAGACGAAGTGTTGTTAAAGCTTAGGAAAATCCCAGAAAACCTAACTTTCGTTGTCGATGGCAATCCCATTTACTTATTAGCACAACACTTTTTTGCCCAGCATCAAATCCCGTTTGAGGTGATTCAGGTAATTGGCTTAACCAACGAAGACGAGGTATCAAAGGAATATCGACCTCTCAAACAAATTATCGAGCGGCTAAATCGTACCTTTAAAGGAAACTATCGATCCACTCATGGTTTCGGGTCAGAACATGGTTCTGTTTCTTTTGTGACCTTGTTCGTTGCTTACTTTAACTTTCTAAGACCACATTCAGCTTTAGAAGGGAAAGTACCAGTAACGCTTCCTGAGCTAGATAAGCTTCCAAACATGCCTGCTAGATGGACAACTCTTATTGGTCTTGCCCAGGATTGGATAAGTAAGCAAACTGCCTAA
- a CDS encoding 3'-5' exonuclease: MADVKQFIFFDFEMLCSKQGMSFASMESIRLGAVKYDVETKVISTFDRYIKPKQTEPISEFCKNLTKIEDHHLENADHFPVVLQAFLSWVGSQNEARFFSWSSNDLTRLELDASSHDIPQRTISNIKNNYIDFQEIFTKRVSKTNLSVENALALYGLSFQGEKHNPMFDAYNTMRIYHAFCEDLEKSDLIMLKRFIFENIKIDLNSNINLQLKYFIKRDLQDLFKEISIISNIRYARKLVKRTSKLVKKYENILLNRSKLFNEEIILYVQLLVQFYHDLVHSYNKHFSYGCKIIILHEHMTSPLQHLTA; encoded by the coding sequence ATGGCTGATGTAAAACAATTTATCTTCTTTGATTTTGAAATGCTCTGTTCTAAACAAGGAATGTCTTTTGCCAGTATGGAAAGCATTCGTCTTGGTGCTGTTAAATATGATGTTGAAACAAAAGTCATTTCTACCTTTGACCGTTATATTAAACCAAAACAAACAGAGCCAATAAGTGAGTTCTGTAAAAATTTAACGAAAATTGAAGACCACCACTTAGAAAATGCCGATCATTTCCCTGTTGTATTACAGGCATTTCTTAGCTGGGTTGGCAGCCAAAATGAAGCCCGTTTTTTCTCTTGGTCGTCAAATGATCTTACTCGTTTAGAACTTGATGCTTCAAGTCATGACATTCCTCAGAGGACAATCTCTAACATTAAAAACAATTATATAGATTTTCAAGAGATATTTACAAAACGGGTATCAAAAACAAATCTCTCAGTAGAAAATGCGTTAGCGCTTTATGGCCTTAGTTTCCAGGGTGAAAAGCATAATCCAATGTTCGATGCTTATAACACAATGCGTATTTACCATGCTTTTTGTGAAGATCTAGAGAAATCTGATCTAATTATGTTAAAACGATTTATTTTTGAAAATATTAAAATCGATTTGAATAGCAATATTAACTTACAATTAAAATACTTTATTAAACGAGATCTTCAAGATTTGTTTAAAGAGATTAGTATTATTTCAAACATCCGTTATGCTAGAAAGCTAGTAAAGAGGACGAGTAAACTAGTAAAAAAATACGAAAATATTCTGCTAAACCGTTCTAAACTATTTAACGAAGAAATTATCCTATATGTTCAGCTCCTTGTTCAGTTTTATCATGATTTGGTACACAGTTATAATAAGCACTTTTCCTATGGTTGTAAAATCATCATTTTACATGAACACATGACTTCCCCATTACAACATTTAACTGCATAA